The following are from one region of the Magallana gigas chromosome 4, xbMagGiga1.1, whole genome shotgun sequence genome:
- the LOC105335053 gene encoding uncharacterized protein: MNDTNVSTHANGMVSLPTSSTPTLDPPSNGVWEQILKILEANTEVWIKSGIGIGGFLLGIILTILIFRCKRKGDTKEVINTTSNGKVTNGRTPEEMDDIIRHYISGANTIKKQWGDTEDHHISQPVDDVIGVSRNPDAHVASQNQYIDPVYPGPDVPNSEYTNSGLVQDYRGDESEHLVGGPSLGENYFYLQKDFVEVNGHDVGVTYGAENGEQYSGLMHDQYQYDPQDVGTQGVHPDNYFLLQKDFIPGLDIDSQDQSQVTVL, encoded by the exons ATGAACGACACCAATG TTTCAACCCACGCCAATGGTATGGTTTCTTTACCAACGTCGAGTACTCCCACATTGG ATCCTCCATCAAATGGTGTATGGGagcaaatcttaaaaatcttagAAG CAAATACAGAAGTCTGGATTAAATCAGGCATCGGGATCGGCGGGTTTCTTCTTGGAATCATTCTGACAATACTCATATTTAGATGTAAAAGGAAAGGGGATACAAAGGA GGTCATCAACACTACTAGTAACGGAAAGGTCACCAATGGCCGCACTCCAGAGGAAATGGATGACATTATTCGTCATTACATAAGCGGCGCA AATACTATAAAGAAGCAATGGGGAGATACTGAAGACCATCATATATCACAACctgttgatgacgtcataggGGTGTCACGCAATCCTGACGCACACGTCGCCAGCCAGAACCAGTACATAGACCCAGTATATCCCGGACCAGACGTCCCAAACTCGGAGTACACAAACAGTGGCTTAGTACAGGACTACAGGGGCGACGAAAGTGAGCACCTGGTTGGAGGCCCTAGTCTTGGCGAAAACTACTTCTACCTACAAAAAGACTTCGTCGAAGTCAACGGTCATGACGTAGGAGTGACGTATGGCGCCGAAAATGGCGAACAGTATTCCGGTTTAATGCACGATCAGTATCAATACGACCCACAGGATGTGGGAACCCAGGGAGTTCATCCTGACAATTACTTCCTTTTACAAAAGGACTTTATTCCGGGCTTAGATATAGATTCGCAGGATCAAAGCCAGGTTACAGTACTGTAG
- the LOC105335052 gene encoding uncharacterized protein, whose protein sequence is MAASQEARCLKKAAKCLEWIAACHQGSEHTEHIAKRDVHVSNVSQLAVQDMSSTYPIQSLKQEVHAVTLTISGSAAVGLLLGMATMFLILWQCKRRNGWKASNNVIRSQENPSYDENVVLMNNEQDRNAPRHLGNFSTLEKQVSGDTSNENRAHSKEYSDPMTEGSAYEALG, encoded by the exons ATGGCTGCAAGTCAGGAGGCAA GATGTTTGAAAAAAGCTGCCAAATGCCTAGAATGGATAGCCGCCTGTCATCAAG GATCTGAACATACCGAGCACATTGCAAAGCGAGATGTGCATGTATCTAATGTTTCTCAATTAGCTGTCCAAGATATGTCCTCAACATATCCTATCCAATCTCTAAAACAGGAAG TCCATGCTGTCACCTTGACAATAAGTGGATCTGCAGCCGTAGGCTTACTCCTGGGAATGGCCACCATGTTCCTCATACTTTGGCAATGTAAAAGAAGAAATGGATG GAAAGCATCAAATAATGTGATTAGAAGTCAAGAAAATCCATCATATGATGAAAACGTCGTACTCATGAACAACGAACAAGACAGAAAT GCGCCAAGACACTTGGGAAATTTCAGCACACTTGAGAAACAGGTTTCTGGAGACACATCAAATGAAAATAGAGCTCATAGCAAAGAATATTCCGACCCAATGACGGAAGGAAGCGCTTATGAGGCCCTTGGCTGA
- the LOC117682157 gene encoding uncharacterized protein encodes MKMDSNHTWLMNHICKGNDYAFWLVASGCLVVGLLIGLLAMGITCRIKSKRSGTGNCQLRSSKGTFYFDDNIDLSRKPTEFNATSNFYIQDITNDSSTSSQPGYENQRHRKLKPPPEVPKPEIEESDDDQAEADDYIKMVQPKGSLHRGNSKQGSASTQPGGTAMYISM; translated from the exons ATGAAAATGGATTCGAACCACACCTGGTTGATGAACCACATTTGCAAAG GGAACGACTACGCCTTTTGGCTGGTTGCCTCTGGGTGCCTTGTTGTTGGCCTTCTGATTGGATTACTAGCAATGGGAATCACTTGCAGGATTAAATCCAAAAG GAGCGGAACAGGCAACTGTCAACTGAGGTCATCAAAGGggacattttattttgatgataatATCGACTTGTCTAGGAAACCCACTGAATTCAACGCCACTTCTAACTTTTACATCCAAGATATCACCAACGATTCATCTACAAGTTCTCAACCGGGTTATGag aaccaAAGACATAGAAAACTTAAACCTCCACCAGAAGTGCCAAAACCGGAAATTGAAGAATCGGATGATGATCAAGCAGAAGCAGACGATTACATTAAAATGGTGCAGCCCAAGGGAAGCTTACATCGAGGAAATTCGAAACAAGGGTCTGCATCTACGCAGCCCGGTGGAACAGCaatgtatatatctatgtag
- the LOC105328949 gene encoding uncharacterized protein isoform X4, whose protein sequence is MKIGPIYKLEDDKQKILYTFPAIEKYTSQPLTTLTALTIDENRNEITTEIPVKRSMRLYPTPNTFGLDDITSDIPVKRSMVLNTATNAFGLEQLVATSVGVGTLSFFIGMAIMYLLFRGHEARRTILQAREVQGENILLLPVQENKGGTNEEHTQKMNQPEEKEVTTTLFERCYLSGDLDGEHVRKSYGISNGQSLL, encoded by the exons TTGGTCCGATTTACAAGTTGGAAGATGATAAGCAGAAAATACTGTATACTTTCCCAGCGATCGAGAAATATACATCTCAACCTCTGACAACATTGACAGCATTGACCATCGACGAGAATAGAA ATGAAATCACAACAGAGATACCTGTCAAAAGATCAATGAGACTTTATCCTACACCCAATACATTTGGACtag ATGACATCACTTCAGATATACCTGTCAAAAGATCAATGGTGCTTAATACTGCAACCAATGCATTTGGACTAG AACAGCTTGTTGCAACGTCGGTTGGAGTGGGCACATTAAGTTTCTTTATCGGAATGGCTATCATGTATCTACTGTTCAGAGGCCATGAAGCAAGAAGGACTATTTTGCA AGCAAGAGAAGTACAAGGCGAAAATATCCTACTGTTACCAGTTCAAGAAAATAAGGGTGGAACAAATGAGGAACACACTCAGAAA ATGAACCAACCAGAGGAGAAGGAGGTCACAACTACTTTGTTTGAACGTTGTTACTTATCTGGTGATCTAGATGGTGAACATGTTCGAAAATCCTATGGCATCAGTAACGGACAgagtttattgtaa
- the LOC105328949 gene encoding uncharacterized protein isoform X3 → MKIGPIYKLEDDKQKILYTFPAIEKYTSQPLTTLTALTIDENRSDATSDEITTEIPVKRSMRLYPTPNTFGLDDITSDIPVKRSMVLNTATNAFGLEQLVATSVGVGTLSFFIGMAIMYLLFRGHEARRTILQAREVQGENILLLPVQENKGGTNEEHTQKMNQPEEKEVTTTLFERCYLSGDLDGEHVRKSYGISNGQSLL, encoded by the exons TTGGTCCGATTTACAAGTTGGAAGATGATAAGCAGAAAATACTGTATACTTTCCCAGCGATCGAGAAATATACATCTCAACCTCTGACAACATTGACAGCATTGACCATCGACGAGAATAGAAGTGATGCAACCTCAG ATGAAATCACAACAGAGATACCTGTCAAAAGATCAATGAGACTTTATCCTACACCCAATACATTTGGACtag ATGACATCACTTCAGATATACCTGTCAAAAGATCAATGGTGCTTAATACTGCAACCAATGCATTTGGACTAG AACAGCTTGTTGCAACGTCGGTTGGAGTGGGCACATTAAGTTTCTTTATCGGAATGGCTATCATGTATCTACTGTTCAGAGGCCATGAAGCAAGAAGGACTATTTTGCA AGCAAGAGAAGTACAAGGCGAAAATATCCTACTGTTACCAGTTCAAGAAAATAAGGGTGGAACAAATGAGGAACACACTCAGAAA ATGAACCAACCAGAGGAGAAGGAGGTCACAACTACTTTGTTTGAACGTTGTTACTTATCTGGTGATCTAGATGGTGAACATGTTCGAAAATCCTATGGCATCAGTAACGGACAgagtttattgtaa